ttttttctccataattGCAATTAAACTTTGACTCTGTGTCATTAAGTCAGATGTTTACATTACGCATCAGCTGTTAGTCCTCAACACACAGTGTGAGAAAGGGGGAGTATCCCTTGGCTGCGATTATGTCACAACTACGTTTCATCATCCGATTGGCTCAGAAGCTTCCGGCTTCTTCCTCTTCGGAGAGATTAACTTGACATAAAGTCAATACTACAATGAGTACATATTTGGATTAGGCCGAGCGTAAATATCACTCCTGAGTCCGTTTTACGCTTTGTTTTAACATTTAGTCTCTTCTTTAGCGTGTGAAATCAACCTGGAACTGTCGGCTGTCAACTACAGTAGATTATTTTCGCTCGAAGCGGATTGCAGCCATGATGGCGTCAAGCTACAACGCTAAGGAAGAGGACGGACACCACTCGGGTGCTTCGAGCCACGGAGGCGCCGGGGCTGTGAAAAGTAAAAAGCCAGACAACACAGCGTTCAAGCAGCAGAGACTGCCCGCCTGGCAGCCCATCCTGACGGCGGGCACCGTGCTGCCTGCTTTCTTCGTTATTGGTCTCATCTTCATCCCCATTGGCATCGGCCTGTACGTCTCATCAAACAACATCAAAGAGTTCGAGGTACAGTAACAGTGAGCTCTGCCTGTCTTTAGCTCGTTAACTTCACAGCCACTATTTAGCAGGTTGTTCTAGGTTTTTCTACACGGTCCATTTCAACACGGATACTGTTGACTAACGCTAAGTGGCTACAGCGAACCATGCAACGTTGACTTAAATATAAACCTGTTTGACGACGAACAACGACACTAATAACAAGTGACACCTAGCTAGTCATGTTTCTGAGTCCTGTCAGGCTTCGCCATGTTCAAATCAGCGTATACCCTCAATGGCCAGCTTATTAAGTAGTTAGCAACTAACTAGCTAAAACTACCCAAGTGTAATTTAACAGCTCTGTTGAAACTGTTTGTAAGAGGTGCTAACTGAAGCTCATGGTTGCTGAAGCTCATGGAAGGCTGCAGATACTGCTCATGTTCAATTGTACTGCAGTATAATAACAAGGGTCTGGTATTTTGTCCACGCACATATATGAAAATGTTTGCTGAACCTGTTAGTATAACAACTGCTGTTCAGGCTGAACACCTCttaaaaacaactaaaacagaGGTGGGTTTTGTTACAGAGCAGTTGTATAACACAATCAATTATACAATCAGTCTTTTCCAGCTGTACTGAATAAACAGGCTGCTAAGTGTACACGGAACATTATGAAAGACTATGCATGTACTTAATCTAGGAGTACTCGTAtgttgtatgtatgtaggtatgtATGGAGGTATGTTCAATCGTGCTCATTTTTTAATGAATCGGCTCCTCCTTTTCAGATTGATTACACTGGCGTGGACAGTTCCAGTCCATGCTACAGCTGTGCCAAGAACTTCAGCTGGAACAACACGGCAccatgtctctgctctgtgccctTCACACTGAAGCAGCCATTTGAGGTGAGCGCCAGCTTACAGTATGCCGACCCCATGAATAATACATGCCTTCAGCCTCAGAACTGGTAGCGCTGTTGAAGTGCAATATAAAACTGCCCTCCTGACACTAAATGTCCATTAAGATGTATTTTAAATCCAAATAAAGGCACACTCAAGGTTTGCTTGGAACCGTCATTTTCATTGATCAGTCTAAATATGCAGCCTGGCAGCTTTCAAAGGGCTTTTATTGACTATTTATAAAAAGCTCTCAGCCAGTTGCATTATTATTTCAGCAGTTTCCATAGAGGACAAGCCAGTGCTACCAAGTAGAGCTTAGATTTGGGTTATAATTTAGCACAAATTCGATGTGCAGTGTATATCAAATTGGGGTAATACATCTGCCTCATCTGAGAACACAAAGCATCTATATTTGATGCATGTGAACCTTGAGTTGAAATTAGCTCAGTGAATTAAGTTCCGTGTATGTTGAACTTCTCTatgcacagagctgctgatccAAAGAATCATTTAAGTGTCGCCTTAGTGAAGTATTTTACAGCCTTTACTGATTTGCTCTATCTGTGTCACAATCTCTCCTCCCCTGCAGAGCAATGTCTTCATGTACTACGGCTTATCCAACTTCTATCAGAACCACAGACGCTATGTGAAGTCCAGGGATGACAGCCAGCTGAATGGTGACCAGTCTGCTTTGACGGTATAATCTTGAAAATGTTCTACTCTTATAACACGCAGAGATTTCAATAAGCCGTGATGCCTTTTGCATTGGTTTGACACTACCTGCTTTCTACAGAACCCAAGCAAGGAATGTGAACCGTACCGTACAAGTGATGGAATACCCATTGCTCCATGTGGGGCCATAGCTAACAGCCTTTTTAATGGTAAGTAAGACACGCTGATcagcttttcacatttttatccTCAGCAATGTAAGGATTATTGCTACTAATGGGTTCAACTTGTAATTGAAACTCCTTCTAAAAGCTCTGCACATAACAGAACTGTGACATTTAGACTTAGTTAATGCACTAATATTGAATGCAATGTCTCTTTTTTCCAGACACTCTAGAGCTGTACTACATTGATTCCAATGACACCAGAAATGCAATTCCTCTGGTAAAGAAGGGTATTGCGTGGTGGACAGACAAGCATGTGAAGTTCAGGAATCCTGGTGGAAATAACAACCTCACTGTTGCTTTCCAAGGTGACTTTAGCAAACTGTGTATAGCATCTGTTAAGGTCATAAACACTTAAATTGCAGTGACTAGCTTGgttttgtcttctctctcagGCACAAGTAAGCCAGTGAACTGGAGGAAGCCAGTGTATGAGTTGGACCCATCAGATCCCGAGAACAACGGTTTTATCAACGAGGACTTCATTGTGTGGATGCGCACGGCTGCGTTGCCCACCTTTCGCAAGCTCTATCGCATCATCCAGAAGAAGCCCAACACGACCCCAACTCTACCCAGTGGCAAATACGTCTTGGACATCACTTACAGTATCCTTATACTCGTAACCATAAACTGCATCTTTTTCAGGAAACTGGCTTACTGAGTTACCTAGAAAACTGATGGCTACCAAAACCCACAGCAATTAGTTTTATATCCGTGGATGTTCCATTGTCAGTGGACCTGGGGTTTATTCAGTTATCCAGATATCTCAGTAACCCAGCAACTTGAAAGAGACCCCTGAAGAAAAAGAGTGATTTATATTCGTGCACATCCTGCAAGTTCTTAAAACCAACAAGTAAACGGTGTACTAAAAACTAGTGAAACTCTACAGAGCTAAACTGAAAATTACCTTAACAATGATTGGGCTATAGTTAAAATTAATCACTTATGGACTTTCAGTGCAATTTTCTCAGTACAGTACAGGTATGTTGGATGTTGATGTGTGGACTATTCAATAATCCTGTTGTCAAATGTGCTTCAtttgtttcctttaaccacGTGTAATCAGATTACCCTGTGCTCAGCTTTGATGGTCGCAAGCGGATGATCCTGAGCACCATCTCCTGGATGGGAGGGAAGAACCCCTTCCTCGGCATTGCCTACATCACTGTGGGCTCCATCTGCTTCTTCCTGGGTGTGGTTCTGCTCATCATCCACCATAAATATGACACCCGCAACAACAGTGCAGATATCCCAAACTAAAGGGTTGTATCCTGTTTCCCAGCCTCTGCATGCACGGGTGACCCTAAAGGGTCCGTTCTGGACTGCTTGTTGATTTTAGCGCGATTACACTGGTCTCTAATTGTCTGTTGCGTGTTTGTGTAAAGACAGCAGTGTCTGAAGTGTGGCATCAAaagctgtgtttatgtgaagGCCAGCTAAGGCAAAAGCAGGATGCTagagtctgtgtctgtgcatgtagcTTCAGGTCAGCTGCTGAGAATGTCATCTCCTATCTTCAAAAGAGAGTTTTTGTCTATTTATCTATACATTATCAAAgtatctgtgttttattttagcaGTGCTTTGCGAATGGCTTAATTATTGAAGgatgtatgtatttttaatgcaaGTTGTCATCCATATTGTGTATTGTATTATGTCCTGCTGATGAATGTACCATTCTATTTCATTGACATACCTCTGTGGTTTTCGAGATTACCCCCAATATAGGATGGGATAATCATTGCTCGTGTGCCGTTTATTATGGTAAGCATTGATGTTTAACAAGAAGTATTTTATCCTTGGAGAAGTAGTACCAAAAGTGTGGCTATCCAACCTCCGCTGTGACTGATTGTATAAAAAGGCTAAGTCAGTTGTAAGGCATCTTTTTGAAAAATACTTATTAATGATGGAAACATCATCCCACACCACTATGGGCAGCACCTCTAATTTGAGCACAAAGAtgattttgttttacagttgcCTGCATGTGAAGTAATCTTGCGTTCTTCAATGTTGACCAAATGGTATGCACTTTAAAAGTGTCACATTTGTTCGTTTTTCCCCTTCGTTTCACTTCATATTCTGTTATCATTTTGCCATCTTGATTTATTCATAATGAGTTCATTGTTTAAATTGGAAGTTCATGGGTTTTTATAAGGTTTTTAGGGTCCAATTAAACAACTTGGCGAATGTTGTATTAGTGTCATTTCTTATGTTATTGCAGTCAAGAATAATCGTTTTTATGAAATGGCCAGTACACTGATAATAACAACCTCACGCGACCGGATGTGACAGAGCCACCAGAGGATTGTGGGAAGTCTAACTGTCAGTGTCCTTGTGCTGCACCTTTACCTCTTAGCCTTATAGAAAAGTTTGCCAAAATGTACAGACAACTAATGGTAAGAGAGACGTTTACTGTATCGTATTCATCATAAAACGCGTCAGTTTTGTCGTTCCAGTGAACTTGGTGTTAATACTTGTAAACGTTTGCTAGCTTAAGCTAGCTCTGATTATGAGTAACGGTCCCTAGCTAAACTTTTCaaagttagctaacgttacccAGCTAGCAGTTGAGAGTGAATCATAATATGAAGTGAAGTTATTTATTCAAGAAATACACCGAGTGTTAttgtgatttcatgttgttatAGCGTGTTCATAACTTCTACAGAGTTGCCCTGTTTGACAGGACGCGAACTACCTGCTAAGTTCAGCAACGAGTCGCGCCTTAAAACAAGATTTTAGTGATGCTACGTAGGACGCTGAATACTTGACAAGGTCTCCACCTTTAAAGAAATATATTGCCTCGCTTCAGCTCAACATAAATGGCTTGACCACAACGAGTAAGGCGTCGTTTTGTCACACACGTATCATAGACGTGCTTGTCAATCTCCCACGGCATGTGAATATGTCCCACACTCCGTGAATGCATTTATGTTGTGTCAGACGGCAGAGTTTTGAGGAACAGTCAGGCAAAGCTTGAGTTTTCAGGTAAAGTCCGTTGtaaatgaatatatttaatAGAAGAAAAGTATGTCGACAAGTACATTTCACCGGGTTTGACTTTCAATCAAACATTTTGTCCGTTATCAAAATGCGATACATAGGTTTGGCCAGCAGATGTCACCATTTCATTATCAGATACTTGAAAACAAGAAACTATCTTTAGCACACGTGCTTCAAAGTGgttcagtgctgcagaaatGATTTTCCTAGCTCTAGTTGAGGTCAACTTGCTGAACTGTCATAGAAACTTTGCTAATCTTATGTCACTTAATGACACGTGGTGTATTATGTgtcatctctcttcctcataCTGCTTCAGTGTTTAATAGTTATTTATATTATCCacagtttgtcatgtttcaATTATAACCATATAAACTATAACATTCTCACTCAAGTGTTTGTACCACCAGGGACTTCGGCAACTGTCCCGACGGACGATCGCGAGCAGTGCTcgcagacagatggacaacTCTGTGAAGGAAAAGCAAAAAGTGTTTCAGGTAGGGTTAATCTGTTTGAGGACGAGGATGACATCTGTAAAGATATGATCCCATCAGTGTCCCATCTGTTCTTTATGACTGAGCTCAGAAACTGTGTGACACCTGTAAGCCTCAGGAGTAAACTAGTCTTGTGAAGAACTGTCTTTCTGAGCAAAGGTTATATCATAGATGTGAAGTGAAATTTACGTATACGTATTATCTCAAAAAGTTTTGCTGATTGTGAAGCATTGTTGGTATGAGATGGTTTTCAGCATAAATCACAATCCTAATAATAACTTGGGCAGCTTTTTGTCATACTTCAAAAGTAATTATGTGCCTGTTTGACTTGTCATTTGCAAGCTTTGTT
This window of the Chaetodon auriga isolate fChaAug3 chromosome 14, fChaAug3.hap1, whole genome shotgun sequence genome carries:
- the tmem30aa gene encoding transmembrane protein 30Aa gives rise to the protein MMASSYNAKEEDGHHSGASSHGGAGAVKSKKPDNTAFKQQRLPAWQPILTAGTVLPAFFVIGLIFIPIGIGLYVSSNNIKEFEIDYTGVDSSSPCYSCAKNFSWNNTAPCLCSVPFTLKQPFESNVFMYYGLSNFYQNHRRYVKSRDDSQLNGDQSALTNPSKECEPYRTSDGIPIAPCGAIANSLFNDTLELYYIDSNDTRNAIPLVKKGIAWWTDKHVKFRNPGGNNNLTVAFQGTSKPVNWRKPVYELDPSDPENNGFINEDFIVWMRTAALPTFRKLYRIIQKKPNTTPTLPSGKYVLDITYNYPVLSFDGRKRMILSTISWMGGKNPFLGIAYITVGSICFFLGVVLLIIHHKYDTRNNSADIPN